aaatgtctcTTTGACATCTTATATACTCATTTGTAAAAatccctttttttcttttattaatttccataTAGAAATATGTAAAGTCTATTTTAgacgatgaaaaatttatgacaaaattcAAGATGGAAatgtatttatctttttatgcgttatataatatgtggcggctcaccgccacacagCTGTACTGAAGcggcataatacgccgcggcgccgctacgcgccgcaggccttctaccagttataagcttgcggacccaccgccaggtggcgcaggcggtgaagagctttctcgcgatcaagcttcgatcgacgagatataaaagagctgctccgcagatctttactcactcactcgcttcaaggcgagctctcactAAGGGCCCTTGAACGGAGTCACAGCTCTGCTTCGAAGAGCGCAACCAGCAAGTCTTCTCGACTTTTCACAGTGCCTGGGAAGGCACGGAAGCGAAAGACTCAGTCTCAGCTCTGACCGCACACCTCACGTAGGATGTACAgctacggtcagctgacgcacCAGCATCGCCGTCGCCACCACAGACTCTACAGCGGAAAATAATTCCCTTAGAGTTCTGTGCCCGGTTGACTCGGCCCCCACGTGACACTCACGTTCCGGGGACATCCGAATGCGAAGGCCTCTCCCGCCTCGGCTCGCAGACTCACTTGCGCCATCGAGAGCCGGACGGTCGCAGCGCATGGCACAACGGAGACATACTCCACCGCAACGCAAACCTCGCCGCCGAGATGCAACACGCACCCTCGCATGAATCGTCCTGTTAAGGACCCGATTCCAACCACgtagacgcggccggtaatatcttaccgcgcccgtcacctTTCATTCGAAACTCGCGGCCTTACACTCTGCCGCGAATGCGCCGCTGGCGCACTCAAgttacacacacacttgtacatacatacttttctctgacaaagaaataaacacatttctacACCATTGACTCTCTCTCACTTCTCACcagtcgaacacaatccattAGGCCATACACCTATataatacaaagaaaataCTTAAAGAATCAGAGTACATGTAAAAGATACTTTTTACCGCTATCCTTTTTCTATGTATGTATTCTGAGTCTTTAAATGTTTTGCTATACGCcgcgtaaaaatataagtaaatttgtaatttgaatTTCGTCGCGGTTTATAGATTGTCTAAAATGGACTTGATCATTGATTATTGATCTTGCATAACAAATAGATCATTGTATACATACTCATGTATACATGCACTTTTAAATAGACATGGTGCTTTTAAGTTTACAGATATAATTTTCGATTATGCAGtcattcaatatatataatcagtATATCAATCTGGAATGTTAATACATTGCTAAAGCAGATATAAATCAATTCGAGTTGACTTTTAAAAGTcctttttgatattttattttcgatgtATCATCAAAGCCGATAGAGAAATGTCAAGAAATAGATCGATTGCTTTACAAATATTGCAATGTTTGAATTTTaggttaaaattattacatcattGAACTATAGAACgaatgtaatagaaaatttttatatttttcgaatattgGAAATCAGTTATAACAGGATTgacgttattaattattatactttcgTTAagtgtttacaaaaaaaaaaaaaaaagatatgattGGATTAAGCATATTTAATAGCAGAAAATTCTTATGTGATATTTATGtctataaataacaatttaaaactGAAAAGATCGAAGTATGTAAGAATACTCGaattttattgtgatatttgaCCAAactctatatattatataatcattgCTGACACGATACGACTGATATATCATTCAAAATACTGAGAAATAagcttttgtaattatatcgaACAATCTTAATTAAGAGTACTGATGATTTATCGAAAAGATGCATTCTCCAACCGATTTATCAATTACTTTGTTTATTAACGCGATATATGacattaatcttaatctttattaacaaATGTCGAATTATTCTCTCTATAAGCAAAAGTAGCAAACAAAGCCCTGTATAAATccaattgtaattattactcATGTCATATCATGAGGAAAATGTAAATCATATTATtgcaaagaaattttgctgaaatttgTATGGAATCACATTTTATACGTGACGAAAAAAAAGGATTCTTTAATGAATTGAGAGAAGCATTCCTGTAGAGAATTGATTCATCGAGCAACATTTTATTGAAACGGTTCTTGATTTGATGCAACCAAGCGGAAGACGAGTATCGCCCGGAAAGGTTTTATTTGGAATTACACGAGTTGTCTTTCTATTAGGATACGTGAGACGCAAATCtttaactctttttttttcacgtagAAATGCGGGTAATGGTAGTTACTCGATTTTGAAGGGGATAGTGCCTGTAAATGTAGTAAATGTATTCCTAGACATGTTTACATTGGAATACGcgtataaatattctatttgaGATGTAAGAGAGCGGAATAAAACaaagctaaaaaaaatacactagTATTAATTACGAGAGGCGTAGTGCGGACAAAGATTTTTGTACAGCTGAGAAGCAATGTTTAATGTGCTGTAGTCGCAAgcgttgtttctttttttagtacAAAATGCGTGCGATCCTGCGGATCGCCACGTGTTCACCTTCTTCTACTTAAAGATATACTAAAGATTATACGCTGAAAGCTACGCAGCGTATATACTTGGCTTCGACACAACTTGTTACTTGTTGAGAGCACAGTAGACAAATTgtcagagaaaatatttagctCCTCTTCATTCTACATAATATTAGAGAAATGAGTCAAAAAGAAATAAGCGATTGAACTCTGTGCGCGCTACATCTAAGAACCAAAATACGAACTATCGATGAggtattattgataaataaactgtaaaatataaataatcaatctAATACTTATATATCACGCATAATCACTGGAAACCAATATTGATACATTGCTCCTGTTCCTTTACCGACCTTTATTGTCTTCTCGTAAGTTTAAACAAGATAACTTTTGCGTGCCGACAAAACACgctatagaaatattttattttatttttgtatttaaaatttctttatggtAGACACTTGATGTTGGAATTTTCCTCTCGAGtcgtaaaaacattaatttatggaataaatcattttgttCATTCATGGAATAAATCACATCTGGTCGCAAGAATGGATCTTCTACGTAAGTATAGCAGAAGtaatgcattttaaataaagtatgcgtaattttttataatatcgagAGAAAATACTAATCTAGTATAATCTTACTGTTATAAAGTCTAACctaatctaatattaaatacaaatataaaaaaatttaatttatagggaactaaaatcaatttacaatatacattCGTAAATGTAGATTAACGGCGGCAAGAGACAATTGAGAATCATAATAGTAGGAACTTTACTGTTAAGTAATTTACttgaatagtaataaaaagaaattaattttgacatttcTAGGATGTTATTCGAcgatatattatgcaaattttgaatGTCCGGAATCATATTCTGAATTTATAGTATCAGCCTTTGCTCACCCTTATCTTGTTAGagtgataaaataatcaaattttctctttctcccctcTTCCCcctcattctctttctctctctctctctctctctctctctctctctctctctctctctctctctctctctcaactACACATTGTaagacatttataattttaaactttatatagaaaaattcaaaaaattgtttatttttaatgcattttgaaatactttatttcaaaaaaataaaaattacattaacgttttttcgttattaaagttattttaaaaagaaaaatctgatTTCATTACTATACACGTTAAGTTCGatgttaaataaatctgtaatataaaataaaatatagattaatatCCAAATTTATGTCCAAATACTTTGTTATACTTTAGGAAACGAGAAAGCAGAAATTACCTGTTTCAAAAGTGCTTTTGTGTCCATATGATGTATCCGTAAATGTCTATCAAGGCTAACGCTTGCAATGTATGGATTACTCGTACTACAAGTTATCCCAGTTACAGCACCAGTGAATCctttataagtttttaataagaaacCACATTTTCTTAAATCAACAAGATTCATAGTACCTATAGTCGATCCCACTATGATATGTCTATAATAcacataaatacaattatttgacacaatattataaaagaaatagaaatatatattgggTAATTTTTGCGTTTTCAAAGttgtcttaaatttaaaatatattgtgttCTTTAATAGATCAACTAGTGAAACAATGGGAAGAgattattggaaaaaattgaaatttcttcTGTTCACATTTCTGTAATAAAGCTTGTAGAAAAGTACGCaaagatttatgaaattatgtaatatgtaaatcTTACTTGTCTTTGGATGTGACACTTAAACAGCTCCAAGATTTATCTTGAATCTGCATATTTATTACAGGACGTCTTTGTGCACGTGAATCGTACAGGCGTATCTTGatgaaattattaacacattaataatgaataatttatacaattatagatAACAGATATGAGActagttttataaaaagtttgtaCTCCTTACATATCCATATTTGCTGACTGTTGCTATCGTTTGAGTTCCTGGTAAAAGATTCAAGTCCGTTATACAAATGGGTAATCTTAACTGCAGTGCATCATGTGGAAGATCTTTCTCGGTGAATATTAAACTCTGCTTTTCTAGGTCAAATACTTTTAGTCTATTTTCCAATCCTCCAGTTATTATGTTCTTTCCCGTATGTGAGTAACGCATCTTTTCCAAATTGTTTCCAGCATTTATTATTGGCACTTCTATTTTGTCAGAAGTCCATAAGCTCACTTCTCCAGATTCGACAGCAGTTAAAATTGATCTAACAAAATCATAtactgtattattattattaaatatcagtGAGCATTAACATGTAAaacattctattttatttttaatttactttaccCTTCACATCGTGATAATCCTTTGATGCTGCCTTTACCTACATCACAAGGAAAGGACCTTGTAAACACAAGGTGGTTAGAATCATACACTTTTACTCTGCAAAGAATCAATGACGACGAAATTTTATCTCAcagagaaataaaagtaaagagGATTCTTTTtgctacaaaaataatttattataaatcaccttctgttttcttttaaacCACATGCGATTAAAATATCCTCTTCCTTGTCATTGCCCCATTCAATAATAGTCACCTGATCGTTTTTTGTGATAGAAGCCAAGTcctgtatatttttaactatttgtCCCTTCTTTCCGACTTGTATTcctacaaattatattttttgtacagataaacagaaatattttgatagatcaacaatttatttagatatttcttaatataggttatatatataacctATAATGTTTAAGGTAAAATTACCTTTAAAAATCCCCGATGTGCCACccacaaaaatatcaaaattacttttattcattataaatgcaacacgttacaaatataatagattaaattGACGCAAATCAcaggtatttaaaaaaatttcgaaataaacgCACATATCTACAAGCATGGATCAGTGCAAATATGATCAATGCGCAGTCAGTGCTCTCAGACGTGCTCGGATGGACGCGCATGCGCAGCCTAATGCTGTCTCACTGAAGTATAATATCGAGTGAAAGAAGGTTTATACGACTCCCTCCAAAAGCTGCTcccaaaaatatatgtaaaagtttcaaaaaattaataggtgttttctatttacatgataaattaaaatttcttattgttCGTTTTTTAAcagctctttttttcttattatctccatattgcattaatatcaCTAATATTGCACTACTATTTTGGTATTATAATATCACCTTTACTTATTCATATATCAGCCTCCTGTCCTGTGCAAGTAGCTTATTGTCCGGCTCTTCAATCTGGCAGCATTGGTGCAACCTGTGTGAAGTCCGTCATTTAAACTGGAGCCTGCCAAAAGTACACCAGTGCGCACGCCACTGTTTTTACGCTCGTTAGGTCGCGGATGCGCGCCTATCCGGGCAAatccattgagtaaaaagaaacaggaggaagcatatactagccaggactaggtaaatccgcggacggatgtacgtcatggcagccatcttgagcgaccactttttgaaagtgagagggaatgctcgagcatagcggcaagcggcataccgtacaccgtacgcattaatatgcagtgtatagtcttttatgcaactgtgtatggaaataaacaatcaaaatggtatactgtagagcttgtggcataacagcagcagctcgaaatcatggaataacgtttcatcggttagtattatcaacaataatgagatttttattttggagattataatcatatgtataatattgtgaaattgtagattcacaataattactaaataattttcactcacaaacaggtttccgaaaaatccggatcaaagaaatgcatggataaatttttgtaaggatgaaggatttaatataaatttagattttagattttaacattgctcttatggaaatattgcacgagtgcaatcccaatgaaaaacgccattaaaatttggtattattgttgcatattatagttattttcttttaattgtacattatttcctaattaaacataacaagtcattcaatattggcgcccttgagcggccatcttgagcgaccactttatatagtcacttccgtccgcacttttaagaccaaacgctccctcctgtttctttttactcaatgggcAAATCTGAGAGCACTGTGCGCAATGTCGCGCAGTGTTAAGGTACCTTTTCATGCATCGCTCATCGCTCGTTTTCAGCGATGAAAAAATCACGTTACTATTGACGTTattgaatatgaaaataacTTCCAGCGATTTAGTAGGACGACAAATTCCATTACATATTCAACAGTATAtacagtttatataaaataaaatgtcacaaCGAAAGGTATAAATGGATGATggaatgtacaaaaattatttatgaaactaATAtgaaggaaaagagaaaaagattattaGTATTGTCGACAGttctttatttgcaaaaaaaacagaaaaaacattacaaaagaaaatgtttttggGTAAAtccattatttcaaataagagATAAATATGGATTTCATAATGATTCTCTGTACTGGACCTCTAATCCCAGAGAGAAACACAAGATCGGATAtacgtctattagatgtcgGAGCCATCTAGTCTAAAATAATGTCtagaaaaatctaaattagatgcatgtaattttgtgtcatttatttccttatacaaaattaaaacttaatatttacacaatagcgatgtattgtttatcaaacactgtttagattacaaattatctttcgacatctaatagatgtctaatagacttctaacaataagtaaatatattaatgcaatataggcttagtttacaccgattgtttagtacacgtatcaaatactaaatcagcttctttgattggtgtagattttacactaaacgatttatacctatcgaagaagcagatttagtatttgatacgcgtactaaacaatcggtgtaaactaagtcataaggcgggagcacagacttttgcataaagcataacgcataagcataaggaaattgattggtccgtttccttatgcatttgcttatgcttatatatagaccaatatatatataatatatatatatatataatatatatataatatatatatataatatatagatcaatttccttatgcttatgcgttatgctttatgcaaaagtctgtgctcccgcCTATAGCCTCATCaggataaaaacacaaaaattttgtggttaaaaaaataatctcataaaatgtatttttggtctaatattaatatttactttgtatttGCGCGAATCAATTTCTGTCTGTCatgattttggagattataaaattaataatgatgtcTACATATATGATCGATAGCTATACctgcaaaaagaaagagatagcaTTATGTCTGTCCTCTTTTACCCAAGGCTGTCAGCagcacatatataattataa
This window of the Linepithema humile isolate Giens D197 chromosome 1, Lhum_UNIL_v1.0, whole genome shotgun sequence genome carries:
- the LOC136997392 gene encoding WD repeat-containing protein 74-like, with the protein product MNKSNFDIFVGGTSGIFKGIQVGKKGQIVKNIQDLASITKNDQVTIIEWGNDKEEDILIACGLKENRRVKVYDSNHLVFTRSFPCDVGKGSIKGLSRCEGSILTAVESGEVSLWTSDKIEVPIINAGNNLEKMRYSHTGKNIITGGLENRLKVFDLEKQSLIFTEKDLPHDALQLRLPICITDLNLLPGTQTIATVSKYGYIRLYDSRAQRRPVINMQIQDKSWSCLSVTSKDKHIIVGSTIGTMNLVDLRKCGFLLKTYKGFTGAVTGITCSTSNPYIASVSLDRHLRIHHMDTKALLKQIYLTSNLTCIVMKSDFSF